Below is a window of Bacteroidota bacterium DNA.
CCCAAGTTTCATCAATGGCCCGCATGAAGCAGTCGGAAGATGTTGTAAGAACCGAGAAAGCACTTTTGGAAACTGTGGTAGCTGAACGCACCCGCGAACTTTCGGCAGAGCTTGCAAAGAGAGAAAAGACCGAACATGAACTTAAAGCTCTGATTAGAGAACTGGACGAGAGCAGAGAAGCTGCATTTAACCTTACCGAAGATCTTATTGCCGAGAATAAAGACCGCAGACTGGCCGAGGAAAATGTACTAAAACTCAATGAAGATCTTGAAAAAAGAGTGTTGGAAAGAACGGCCCAGCTTGATGAGGCAAATAAAGAACTTGAATCTTTTTCATATTCGGTGTCTCATGACCTCCAAGCTCCGCTAAGGCACATTAACGGATTTGCCGATATGCTGGCAAGCGATTATAAAGAACAACTGCCGGAGGAGGCACAGCACTTTCTTGATACGATAATGCGTAACGCCAAAATGATGTCGTTATTAATCGATGGACTGCTCGATTTTTCCAGAAACAGCAGAAAAGAACTCGAGGCAACAGCCTTCGATATGGGAAAGGTTGTGGAAGCTGCCCGCCTCCAAATTGTAGAGATGTCAAAGAAAAACAACATTTCATGGAATGTGTCTGAATTATTAACGGTAAATGCGGACTATAATCTTATAATGATGGTTTGGATGAACCTTATCAGCAATGCTGTTAAATATTCAGGCGAGCGGAGCCTAGCCATTATTGATATCGGATGTTTTGAAATTGAAAGTGCCGTAATTTTTTACATACGCGATAATGGAATTGGATTTGATATGAAATATGCGCAGAACCTTTTTGGGGTGTTCCAAAGATTGCACTCATCAAAAGGATATGAGGGAACGGGCATTGGATTGGCAAATGTGCGCAAAATAATTATTCGCCACGGCGGTAAGATATGGGCAAAATCTGAACCAGACAAAGGCGCCTGCTTTTATTTCTCACTACCTAAGGCTAACAGCCTAAGCTGATTATCAATATTCAAAATACATGATAAACAGGTCTATTAGCTCGTTTATATGCAAATAGATATGTAGTACCTTCATAAAATATTAAAATTTAATAATTTATAATGAAGTGAATCAATTATAGTAATGTCCGATTGAGAAATGAATTTTGTGTCAAGCGTGAACCATTATTTAAGCACTACAAAAATTTCAATTTTAAAACAGGGAACACATTAATAATTAAAAAGGAAAAAATGTTAGAATTCTTTTCAGCCAGCACACGAATGGTAAATGCCAGAAGAGGCATTACCGAATGCATGGAAGTTGCCATGGGCAACAAATACAGTAGCTGTGATTTGGTAATTTTACACGCTTCTGTAGGACACAATTTTCCGGAACTGACTGACCAGATAAAACAATTGGCGCCAAATGCAAAAATTGTCGCCTCATCATGCTGTGGTATTGTAGGCAGAGAAGGCGTAAGCGAATCTATGAAAGATATTGCGATTATGGCAATTCGGGGAAAAGAATTCGCTGTTTCCCACGCCGACGGAGTTTTTGGCTATAATTCCTATGAAAAGTGTGTTGAAATTGCTCAGGACCTTTATAAAAAAGATGCCGGCGTAAATATGATCTATTTCATGGCTTCAGGAATAGATATTGCAAACGACCAATGCATAGCAGCCATAGAATCTGTTTTCGGGTCAGATGTTACAATTTTCGGGGCAACATCATCCGACAATATGCACGGAGCAATCAGCTATCAGGCCGTTGACAACACCGTTTTTGAGCACGCTGCCTTTATGGTTGGTTTTTCCGATCCAAGCTTAGTGATAGATACCCAGGCAACGCATGGATTTGTTGCCGTTGGGGAACCCATGACAGTAACAAAAGCAGATGGATACAGAATCTTAGAGTTGGATAACAAACCCGCTTGGTCGGAATTTATACATCGACTTGGATTACCTGATACGGCAGGCTGCGGAGATACAATTCCGATCGGGGCTCTTGCCGAACAACTTTCGCCGGAACTGGCAGCGGAATACGGAAATCAGCACATTCTCAGGGTAGTAACCCGGCATAAAGATGAAGCCATCCTCTATCCTACCACCATCAGCGAAGGAACTAAGTTGTGGCTGACAACGCGTAACGAAATATTGATATTCAATGAAATGGATAATATGGTGGAGTCTATGATTGAACGCATGAAAGGCAAAACGCTCGTGGCAATGTTCCATGCCGATTGCCTTGCACGTGGACGCTTTTTATTCAACAGGGTGCTTAAAGAAGAAATTGTGAGTCGCATGCAGACACCATTCAGCGAGAACGGAGTATGCCCGCCATGGCTCGGAATGTATGGTTTCGGTGAGTTCGCACGGTTGGGCGGAAAAAACACCTACCATAATTACACAACAGCATTGTATGCAATATACAGGAAATAATGGACGGGAACGAGAGTACTGATATTCGCACATTTATACCCATGGAGTCCGAGGGAGCGCGGGCGGAGCTCATCAGGCGATATAATGAATTGCAGCTTAAAGTTACCCGCTTTTCAGCCATTGAGCAAGAACTGATTAATACCAGAAATAGCCTGGATAATGAGATTGTTATACACAAACGAATGCATGCGTTCAACAGGAATGCTCTCAAAGAAATATCGGACGGCGCATTTCTAAAATTAATAGCAGAGGCAATCGTTGATATTTTTGAGGTTGAAACAGGATTGGCTTTCTTTGGCAATTTTGATGAGCCGGCGTCCATTCTATTCGGTATAGAAGGTGCTTCGGTTGCTGAACATGAATATTTGAAAATAAAATCTGTTTTAGTTTCATTGTACCGCATCCTAGGTCAGGGAAAGATCCTGCAGCCGTTACCTGCCGAAATGCAATTGCTCGGACCCGATTTTCCTTTATCAGAAGCGTATATAACGCTTCTTGATGAACCGAAAAATGGTATTTCGCTAATGATTGTTGGCGGTAATTTGGTAACAAACAATGTAATTTATGAAAAGCTGGAGGAAGAAAGGAACATCATTTTTGACGTGTTTGGCCAGCAAGTTCTTGCGCAAGCAGTGAATCGTAAGAAGAACCGCGAGATACTTGAAGCCAGAGAAAGTGTACGAAAACTGAATGAAGAGCTGGAACAGCGCGTTATTAAACGTACTGAACAACTGGAACTTGCCAACAAAGAACTCGAGTCGTTCTCCTACTCCATTGCGCATGACCTGCGCACGCCTCTGAGGCATATCAGCAGCTTTGCACAGCTCATAACATCCGAACATGCCAACAATATCCCGGAAGAAGCACAGCATTTTTTGGATACCATCGTCAGAAATACGAATCTCATGTCGTCTCTTATGGACCGACTGCTCGAGTTTACAAAGAATAGCACGCAACCGCTGGTTACAACTCAAATTGAAATAAAGAAAATAGTTGAAACTGCACGCATGCACGTTGAATCAATAGCCGGCGATGTAACCGTAGAATGGCGTATTGCTGATCTGCCTGTAATAAAAGCTGACAACGCATTGTTGCATTTTGTATGGATTAATCTGCTTGACAACGCCTACAAATTCAGCAAAGGCAGAAATCCTGCAATTATTGAGGTGAATTTTTATGAAACAATTGATGATGTTGTCTTTTATGTTCGTGATAATGGCGTTGGGTTTGACATGAAGTATTCACAAAAACTTTTTGGTGTGTTCCAACGACTGCATTCATCGGTTGAATTTGACGGAACCGGAATTGGTCTTGCAAATGTTCGTAAAATAATCACACGCCATGGCGGTAAGGTGTGGGCTGATTCTGAGCTTGATAAAGGCTCGACTTTTTATTTCTCAATACCGAAATAACAGTATAACTTTAATATCATGAAAACACTCGTACAGCATTCAAAATCAGATATTATTGGTGTCTTTGAGGGCTTAAATGTTGCCGTCCTACTTTTAGATAAAGATCTGAATATCATGCAATACACAAGCTTGATTCGGAATTATATGAATATCAGTGCCGATGATATCGGGCAGCCCTTTATGAATGTTATTTACATTACAAAATATGCCGAGATTGGGACCGAGACACGCAGTGTAATGAACTCAAAAATTCCCTTTCAAACCAAAATTGAACTTCCTACTGAAAAGAACGTATTTGTGAGCATAATGCCCTTGACGGGACCCAGTAATGCCCGCGATGAAATTCTTGTAAGCTTCAGTGATGAAAAAAATACGAATATTCCAATGGGCTCGCCGACATCCATAGAAACCCGTTATAACAACGTACTTTCAACCCTCAATGATGGGGTAATCATTTTCGCACCTGATTCAACCGTTATTTCGATAAATAATCAGGCGGCCAAAATATTCGGCGTAACCGAGCAAAATATGGTTGGCAAATTAATGGCCGACTCGGAATGGAACATGTTTTTCAAAGACGGAAGGCCGATTCCTTTGGAAGAAAGTCCGTATGCCATCGCCCTAATGACCAAAGAACCTATTGTAAATCAGGTAATAGGAGTTCAGGCGCCGGACAGCAGCGAAATAAAATGGGTAGAGGTCAATGTTTCTCCTGTTGTTGACGAACAAGGCACTGTAATTGAAATCATCGCCGGATTTAATAATATTTCTGAAATTGTTAAACTTCAGGATCACTATCAGGCCACAGAAGAGCGTTACCGGTCCTTCTTTCATACGAGCCGGATCCCCATGCTTGTGATAGAAACCGCCAGTGGCAGCATTGTAGATGCGAACGACGCTGCGTGCAAGTTTTACGGTTGGACAATGCAGAAAATGACGAACAAGAATATTTCTGAAATAAATACCCTTCCCAGGGCCGAGATTCTCAAGCAATTGGCTCGTGCCGGAAATTCACAACAGAATCATTTTTACTTTCAGCACAAAGTGGCATCAGGCGAGATCCGCGATGTTGAGGTTTTCACAGGGCCCTATGAAATAAATGGCAGCGTATTTATTCAAACAATCATTCATGATATTAGCGAACAAACCAATATAAGAAAAGCCTTTGAGGAAACAACCATAAAGTTGATGAATGCGAACAGGAATGTTTCAAAAGTTCAGAAACGGGGTAAGATCGGTTCATGGATTTTCCAGCCCGACACCGGCTATTGTCATGGTTCGGAAGAAGCCATCCGTCTTTTCGGTCTCGGAAGCAACGACAACCTCACCTACGAGAAGATTCAATCCTGCATTCAGGAAAAAGAAAAAATTCATCAGGACCTGATGAATCTTATTGAGCATGGAGTAACATTAAACGACGAGTACAATGTATATCCCGCCGATGGATCTGCTCCACGGATTATCAGGGCAATTGCCGATTTGGACAAAGAATTCGAAAATGCAAATATTACGGTCGTCGGAACCATTCTGGATGTTACCGATGTAAAGGCCTCGGAAGCGATGTTGGATCAGTCGCGCAGGAATTTTGAAACCCTGTTCAACACTATTGGTGAAATGCTTTTTATACTTGACGAACAAGGGATTATTAAACACGTGAATGACTCTGTATGCAAGCGTCTTGGATATACCATTGAAGAAATTACCGGGCAATCTGTGTTTAAGATACATTCTCCTGAAGACAGAGAAGATGTTGCACAGGTTTTCGCTGAAATATTAAGCGGGATACGAATGAATTGCCCGTTCAATTTAATTACTAAAACCGGTGAGCCGATAGTTGTTGAATCAAGGGCTTACAAGGGCACATGGGATGGAAATCCTGCTATTTACGGAATAACGAAAGATATTTCGGAAATAACACTTTCGGAAGAGAAATTTTCAAAAGTATTTCATTTAAACCCGTCGGCCTGCGGATTTACGGATCTGGCAACGGAGAAATATTTAGAAGTAAACAAGGCATTCTACGATTTACTCGGATATGAGGAACATGAAATAATTGGGAAAACGCCGCTAGAGGCAGGAATTATGACGATGGATGACCTCATTGCAGTGACGGCTCAAATACCTCCCGGGGCATCGAAAATACCCAAACTGGAAGCAACACTGACAGCCAAGAACGGAGATAAAAAAATGGTAACATTGGGTGGAGAAGATTTCAACATCAACGGAAAAAGATTCAGGTACACCGTAGTCAATGACCTGACGGATTATAAAAACGCCATAAATTCACTTCATGAACTGAACGACACACTGGAGCAACACGTTCAATCGCGCACCAATCAGCTTGAAAGTGCCGTGAAAGAGTTGGAAGCATTCAGCTATTCCTTGTCGCACGACCTCAGGGCACCACTCAGGGCCATCAATGGATTTTCGGCGGCACTCATCGAAGATTATGACGCCCAACTTGACGAAACAGCCAGAAACTATTTGAACCGCATGGCAAGCAGTGCACAGCGCATGTCGCTATTAATCGACGACCTGCTGAACTTGTCTGTAATTACCCGCAAAGAAATTGAAATCGGTAGAATTGATATAAAAAGACTCGCCTCCGACATCATAGAAACAACGAATTCCGAGAATAATTTCGGCGTCGAAATTGAAGATGGTCTGATAATAAGCGGTGACCATGGCCTGGTGCGTATCGCATTCGAAAACCTTATAGGAAATGCCATAAAATATTCGGCTCAAGTGAGCTCACCAATGAT
It encodes the following:
- a CDS encoding ATP-binding protein, with product MRVFSIKTALSGKEGIKMAMAESPDVILLDLSMPEMDGFEVCSVIKKDDQLKRIPVIVLTALRTDSLSRVKILSLGAEAFLSKPIDRTELVAQVSSMARMKQSEDVVRTEKALLETVVAERTRELSAELAKREKTEHELKALIRELDESREAAFNLTEDLIAENKDRRLAEENVLKLNEDLEKRVLERTAQLDEANKELESFSYSVSHDLQAPLRHINGFADMLASDYKEQLPEEAQHFLDTIMRNAKMMSLLIDGLLDFSRNSRKELEATAFDMGKVVEAARLQIVEMSKKNNISWNVSELLTVNADYNLIMMVWMNLISNAVKYSGERSLAIIDIGCFEIESAVIFYIRDNGIGFDMKYAQNLFGVFQRLHSSKGYEGTGIGLANVRKIIIRHGGKIWAKSEPDKGACFYFSLPKANSLS
- a CDS encoding FIST N-terminal domain-containing protein yields the protein MLEFFSASTRMVNARRGITECMEVAMGNKYSSCDLVILHASVGHNFPELTDQIKQLAPNAKIVASSCCGIVGREGVSESMKDIAIMAIRGKEFAVSHADGVFGYNSYEKCVEIAQDLYKKDAGVNMIYFMASGIDIANDQCIAAIESVFGSDVTIFGATSSDNMHGAISYQAVDNTVFEHAAFMVGFSDPSLVIDTQATHGFVAVGEPMTVTKADGYRILELDNKPAWSEFIHRLGLPDTAGCGDTIPIGALAEQLSPELAAEYGNQHILRVVTRHKDEAILYPTTISEGTKLWLTTRNEILIFNEMDNMVESMIERMKGKTLVAMFHADCLARGRFLFNRVLKEEIVSRMQTPFSENGVCPPWLGMYGFGEFARLGGKNTYHNYTTALYAIYRK
- a CDS encoding ATP-binding protein, which codes for MDGNESTDIRTFIPMESEGARAELIRRYNELQLKVTRFSAIEQELINTRNSLDNEIVIHKRMHAFNRNALKEISDGAFLKLIAEAIVDIFEVETGLAFFGNFDEPASILFGIEGASVAEHEYLKIKSVLVSLYRILGQGKILQPLPAEMQLLGPDFPLSEAYITLLDEPKNGISLMIVGGNLVTNNVIYEKLEEERNIIFDVFGQQVLAQAVNRKKNREILEARESVRKLNEELEQRVIKRTEQLELANKELESFSYSIAHDLRTPLRHISSFAQLITSEHANNIPEEAQHFLDTIVRNTNLMSSLMDRLLEFTKNSTQPLVTTQIEIKKIVETARMHVESIAGDVTVEWRIADLPVIKADNALLHFVWINLLDNAYKFSKGRNPAIIEVNFYETIDDVVFYVRDNGVGFDMKYSQKLFGVFQRLHSSVEFDGTGIGLANVRKIITRHGGKVWADSELDKGSTFYFSIPK
- a CDS encoding PAS domain S-box protein: MKTLVQHSKSDIIGVFEGLNVAVLLLDKDLNIMQYTSLIRNYMNISADDIGQPFMNVIYITKYAEIGTETRSVMNSKIPFQTKIELPTEKNVFVSIMPLTGPSNARDEILVSFSDEKNTNIPMGSPTSIETRYNNVLSTLNDGVIIFAPDSTVISINNQAAKIFGVTEQNMVGKLMADSEWNMFFKDGRPIPLEESPYAIALMTKEPIVNQVIGVQAPDSSEIKWVEVNVSPVVDEQGTVIEIIAGFNNISEIVKLQDHYQATEERYRSFFHTSRIPMLVIETASGSIVDANDAACKFYGWTMQKMTNKNISEINTLPRAEILKQLARAGNSQQNHFYFQHKVASGEIRDVEVFTGPYEINGSVFIQTIIHDISEQTNIRKAFEETTIKLMNANRNVSKVQKRGKIGSWIFQPDTGYCHGSEEAIRLFGLGSNDNLTYEKIQSCIQEKEKIHQDLMNLIEHGVTLNDEYNVYPADGSAPRIIRAIADLDKEFENANITVVGTILDVTDVKASEAMLDQSRRNFETLFNTIGEMLFILDEQGIIKHVNDSVCKRLGYTIEEITGQSVFKIHSPEDREDVAQVFAEILSGIRMNCPFNLITKTGEPIVVESRAYKGTWDGNPAIYGITKDISEITLSEEKFSKVFHLNPSACGFTDLATEKYLEVNKAFYDLLGYEEHEIIGKTPLEAGIMTMDDLIAVTAQIPPGASKIPKLEATLTAKNGDKKMVTLGGEDFNINGKRFRYTVVNDLTDYKNAINSLHELNDTLEQHVQSRTNQLESAVKELEAFSYSLSHDLRAPLRAINGFSAALIEDYDAQLDETARNYLNRMASSAQRMSLLIDDLLNLSVITRKEIEIGRIDIKRLASDIIETTNSENNFGVEIEDGLIISGDHGLVRIAFENLIGNAIKYSAQVSSPMIKIGRIIKNGKEYIYIKDNGVGFNMEYASKLFIPFQRLHADTDFTGTGIGLAIVWRIVNKHGGDIWGESVVGEGATFYIRLER